A stretch of Solenopsis invicta isolate M01_SB chromosome 9, UNIL_Sinv_3.0, whole genome shotgun sequence DNA encodes these proteins:
- the LOC105202175 gene encoding uncharacterized protein LOC105202175, whose amino-acid sequence MKGAVCSRTQIHLPARMLKNNEKEVTTGIEGSMKQIARSSFFSPFYLRVHLLIYVMLAIISTSSLAEMNRQDWSKTVYMKERPDSVRNSEKSAISPHQHKNNKVDGRRNYPANESVITSNQKNSAALNRFLDDVLNAQNDLKWIDHVTHHINHRIHPNNPLAHTNQYSTVSNMGDVLERADIGYGSRLRGKRGFDRNYETMWMLQKKKYGRKGIRDIPQRVYLDNDMTFKRDADNDDYDALYQFRGTLDRAVYEGGMIADQPLKDWTGKKNLHSSDDWSNSNENPKVTNGRSTWLRNYKPVRGGLVNSGDSNWNEPRSTVEIYDLGGDLDGPLDKETMRRLKRAKNVHNEDESDSRIFQGSYFGEQNSKVSHDRSKRSRRSFVAVSNYTKDQIHFPENNYLKAQVIKDVLENVRNTEEAFTKLHSSYLSHDGNNSVNASNKMNITNSQYFLDKQLFLNNYFNNLTITPSTANQTNIFGLKYSSNTEPYSNDYFINNKSLFVIKTGLQTYNTPERDYQTKVSKDSEEINHSTIEMILKSIDHVEREENRINLPNFGKNTDSIRLSIYINDDDSGKSLKNRNNEEKLGIAAQKISRFSMDDGQSKGAEKEFPRGNMSRGFGMATNESCSYVVETTVAAGGREIEVDGMRKQNREPIPSVIKVFEPRGHPYQKQEAETTTRLSRRMGKDGTSVAKMKMNKDDADESRSTNAREDYSTSPIESAADATKKPKISYINTSEIGELVIPRDLTSVTVNDLQKQQQMVSPLSEENRNANKSNGNLDTDRIDIRVLGSNGNETMNVKEDTRAVMEAHEYHKSDNNLQRKLLWISTISVDGETIDSSVESMRSGFNATTESVINENQQQSKINDSANLKKVLTRMKREDKAEESHLLQDTLNSPISEINYDLRYKRSVYPYENFEYNNEAGNIAVEKEAPINYDEKQEDNEEYQNQNVEDLKGIYNDREEDVFKDNDKAMESRRQGQSYLRQQIDPVRAKVDMLIKQKIDKKHKNSNIYRGKRHSMLDMVQYYDYDDDEEQERDAPISEQEPQNNDNKLLINAKIKRDDKPSNKSGLGKKKNENAEAMMKERFRKTQAKNKEPKEEIIVDLGKRKNKTSDRNDKKPSSLGSSFENIFNEERQVSSKENSEEIDQNKDFENVHHEELAAIKSKRLNQPFEDRTASSKNSEDSYKRKTISNEPLEYMSNIEYPDAIKNILLNIQPVEIMEQSRPLGSKDFHEDFGDDQLEDYYYYQENDSNNIKPLYEELKNVYDWPDGELKSRPRFRGDQRLRYESDDTLDTNPSQLQPLNDRFLGSGQNDNAQRRFQSIDGSWRNADSNRTLASNYFALKVMDDMFKGSFDQSLTEKNSPNIFSAGTTTESKLSTISGDKNIRFAEEQSIIDIDSGSPYENSKYIESKAHEVLKRNLNLEKQAVISSQDLQDESFVESPEWHDDFDDNEKIRLGRGLKAINDKVIFGLNKTYDQDNKLDVESAANTSFKSRVSSQTFHDNSSNSQNWYNNTIGELNPIFNNHHGVSDRKAKNVQESILMNTVNINGDLEAAEQKYVHNQTPRIRRAAISFYDDMSQRDSDEIDRSLDNQFHSSNILEDRSNEVHHRYETGNWDSDIPNVDRYSKIPPTNKRKKTKSGKGSKKNKHTSKKPAKKSKSDSSSSRNRRHHAHRSDMSKNVNRDLNPKQKNKASPLIGRTRIQKSKTAVQGLLRAGMDEAPGEKVLYVENVEDQSTVKPEEDDARRKEITLLLAADNVDDESQMDVALHGELAGKIVEQIFEQIQKNDRLKSVFGPGLHRDHKTEDVITGNIYRQGLDEDGTNHTEAMIKKIMGLLDTLILNEVQRKTCVSLSPDMREFLGWMLEVDQEVESFEETPPLPLVREKIITPEQYSGGKFLFNSISEQEERENIRDVQKKVRILETLVKEYNALTAKEKTRVQTVHDYLIRQLNLLLQYIEARETAETQRKPTSMFGATRARTGNILQYQSAVPNVTNASYSMTKEAYSLPINTYNLYRFNNVSFETADKQLHNSHAAFGHRKPRSLDKIPSKRRRKTKRRKFHNQKNENHRKTKRRQNKHHGQDYSHRTRLSPKYRKSRQKRANSEESDQSSLYYLGFEKPRIYDSLDILDAKLSGKRKRELIDKKNAITENDRLLDLLPIKGKNRVEDEVILLNKREAWKRENEEQLEEVAFGKDMRNSTKREKERFEKLTKGDKRKPISETSSRMKRENIIRETSIGKSTNYSNKSQAALEIRRDESLNNSKISDGVKSENKLELAERRINVFADNKPGAAIDSAAAEVSTEEKLATNAGANNQVKEKLRTINRETKIDTADGSMSFVNLTSDAKPQVSEERQKVSVTEKETDGNTVKLNRVTNYRREKIDPEIELKNLRQGREKSQIYGVANWKMTDYLYDNDNLSRNTLKEKYVAKLDELGDLDTDPENNFVLLRLRNNKWSNDVVEWKLLPIIKRSPYYDDLALSRIHLIEKETPILSNIKYMEPQSDAYLSNPKFWRLKHRRRSNVFNISPVRIANNDNFPHRIHRKAKRASETFKG is encoded by the exons ATGAAAGGCGCAGTGTGCTCGAGGACACAGATACATTTGCCAGCGAGAAtgctgaaaaataatgaaaaagaagtGACGACGGGTATAGAAGGCAG CATGAAACAAATCGCCAGATCATCCTTCTTCTCACCATTTTACCTTCGAGTACACCTTCTAATCTACGTCATGCTTGCCATCATTTCTACATCCAGCTTAGCGGAAATGAACAGACAAGATTGGAGCAAAACGGTGTACATGAAGGAAAGACCCGACTCCGTTCGAAACTCAGAGAAATCGGCCATTTCGCCGCATCAACACAAAAATAACAAG GTTGATGGCAGACGAAATTATCCCGCGAATGAATCAGTAATAACCAGCAATCAGAAAAATAGCGCGGCCCTAAATAGATTTCTAGATGACGTTCTAAATGCGCAGAACGATTTGAAGTGGATAGATCATGTTACACATCATATTAATCATAGAATTCACCCAAATAA TCCGTTGGCGCATACAAACCAGTATTCTACGGTATCCAACATGGGGGATGTCCTAGAACGGGCTGATATCGGTTATGGAAGTAGGTTACGCGGCAAAAGGGGCTTCGATCGGAATTATGAAACGATGTGGATGCTGCAAAAGAAGAAATACGGACGGAAGGGTATTCGCGATATACCTCAGAGAGTCTATCTGGATAACGACATGACATTTAAGAGAGACGCTGATAATGATGACTACGACGCTCTTTATCAATTTCGTGGCAC GTTGGATAGAGCTGTCTACGAAGGAGGAATGATAGCCGATCAGCCGCTGAAAGATTGGACTGGAAAGAAGAATCTCCATTCCTCAGACGACTGGTCGAATTCTAATGAGAATCCCAAAGTGACTAACGGTAGAAGTACATGGCTTCGTAATTACAAACCTGTTCGTGGAGGTCTCGTTAATTCTG gGGACTCTAACTGGAATGAACCGAGGTCGACAGTTGAAATATATGATCTTGGGGGAGATCTTGATGGCCCATTGGATAAAGAAACAATGCGAAGGCTGAAACGAGCAAAAAACGTACATAACGAAGATGAAAGTGACTCACGGATTTTTCAAGGATCATATTTTGGAGAACAAAATTCGAAAGTATCACACGATCGCAGTAAACGCAGTAGAAGGAGTTTTGTCGCTGTTTCAAATTATACAAAGGATCAAATTCATTTTCCTGAAAATAACTATCTGAAAGCTCAAGTGATTAAAGACGTTCTCGAAAATGTAAGGAATACTGAAGAAGCTTTCACGAAATTACATTCTAGTTATCTCAGCCACGACGGAAACAATTCAGTGAACGCTTCAAACAAAATGAACATTACCAATTCGCAATATTTTCTAGACAAACAATTgttcttaaataattatttcaataatttgacAATTACCCCATCGACAGCTAaccaaacaaatatttttggattaaaatattcttcaaataCAGAGCCATAttcaaatgattatttcattaataacaaATCATTGTTTGTCATAAAAACGGGTCTTCAAACATATAACACACCAGAACGTGATTACCAAACTAAAGTTTCGAAGGATTCTGAGGAAATTAACCATTCTACAATCGAGATGATATTAAAAAGTATCGATCATGTAGAAAGAGAGGAAAATCGCATCAATTTACCCAATTTTGGAAAAAACACCGATTCAATACGTCTTTCGATATATATAAATGACGATGATTCGGGGAAGTCCCTGAAAAATCGAAACAACGAAGAGAAATTAGGAATTGCGGCACAAAAAATATCGCGATTCAGCATGGATGACGGACAATCGAAGGGCGCGGAAAAAGAGTTTCCCCGGGGAAATATGTCGCGTGGCTTCGGCATGGCGACAAATGAATCATGTAGCTATGTTGTTGAAACAACGGTAGCCGCAGGAGGAAGAGAAATCGAGGTAGACGGAATGCGAAAGCAAAACCGCGAACCGATACCCAGTGTGATCAAGGTCTTTGAGCCTCGAGGGCATCCGTATCAAAAGCAGGAGGCAGAGACGACGACAAGATTGTCTCGGCGAATGGGAAAAGACGGAACGTCCGTGGCGAAGATGAAGATGAACAAAGATGATGCCGACGAGTCAAGAAGTACAAATGCAAGGGAAGACTATTCAACTTCGCCGATTGAGTCTGCCGCCGATGCGACAAAGAAACCGAAAATCTCATATATAAACACATCTGAAATTGGTGAATTGGTAATACCGAGGGATCTCACTTCGGTGACAGTCAACGATTTGCAAAAGCAGCAACAGATGGTTTCACCTTTAAGCGAGGAGAATAGGAACGCAAATAAATCGAATGGAAATTTGGACACCGATAGAATCGATATTCGTGTTCTCGGGTCAAACGGAAATGAGACTATGAATGTAAAGGAAGATACTCGAGCTGTAATGGAAGCTCACGAGTACCATAAATCCGATAATAATTTACAGAGGAAATTATTATGGATTTCCACGATTTCAGTCGATGGCGAAACTATAGATTCATCGGTAGAAAGCATGAGATCGGGTTTTAATGCCACGACTGAAAGTGTCATTAATGAGAATCAACagcaaagtaaaataaatgattctgcaaatttaaaaaaagtattgacTAGAATGAAACGCGAAGATAAAGCTGAAGAAAGTCACCTGTTACAAGATACTTTAAATTCTCCGATTTCCGAAATCAATTATGACCTTCGTTATAAGCGATCTGTGTATCCTTATGAAAACTTTGAATACAATAATGAAGCAGGGAATATAGCGGTCGAGAAAGAAGCGCCGATAAATTACGATGAGAAACAAGAAGATAATGAAGAATATCAGAATCAAAATGTCGAAGACCTTAAGGGGATTTATAATGACAGAGAAGAAGACGTATTCAAAG ATAATGATAAGGCAATGGAAAGCAGAAGACAGGGACAATCTTATCTTAGACAGCAAATTGATCCTGTAAGAGCTAAAGTTGATATGTTGATTAAGCAAAAGATTGACAAGAAGcacaaaaatagtaatatttacaGAGGAAAGAGACATAGTATGTTAGACATGGTCCAGTATTATGAttatgatgatgatgaagagCAAGAGCGCGATGCGCCAATAAGCGAGCAAGAACCTCAAAACAAtgataataaacttttaattaatgcaaaaataaagcgGG ATGACAAACCATCTAACAAGTCAGGCTTAGGGAAAAAGAAGAACGAAAACGCTGAGGCGATGATGAAGGAACGGTTCAGAAAAACACAAGCAAAAAACAAGGAGCCGAAAGAAGAAATCATAGTCGATCTTGGCAAACGTAAGAATAAAACTAGCGATCGAAATGATAAAAAGCCAAGTTCGTTAGGATCTAGCTTCGAAAATATATTCAATGAGGAAAGACAAGTATCAAGTAAAGAAAACTCGGAAGAGATTGACCAAAACAAAGATTTTGAGAATGTTCATCACGAAGAATTAGCTGCCATAAAGTCAAAACg GTTAAACCAACCGTTTGAAGACAGAACAGCATCATCGAAAAATTCAGAAGACAGCTATAAGAGGAAAACTATCTCAAATGAACCTTTAGAATACATGTCCAACATAGAATATCccgatgcaataaaaaatattttgttgaatattCAGCCTGTCGAGATTATGGAGCAAAGCAGACCGTTGGGATCAAAAGATTTTCATGAAGATTTTGGAGACGACCA ATtagaagattattattattatcaagagAACGATTCAAACAATATCAAGCCACTGTACGAGGAATTGAAAAACGTATACGATTGGCCTGATGGCGAATTAAAGAGTAGACCCCGGTTCAGAGGCGATCAAAGACTACGCTATGAATCAGATGATACGCTTGATACAAATCCCTCTCAATTACAGCCATTGAACGATAGATTCCTCGGCTCGGGTCAAAACGACAACGCACAAAGAAGATTCCAGTCTATTGATGGATCTTGGAGGA ACGCGGACTCGAATAGGACTTTGGCGAGCAATTATTTTGCGCTTAAAGTCATGGATGACATGTTTAAAGGCAGTTTCGATCAGAGTTTGACGGAAAAAAATTCACCAAATATATTTTCCGCTGGAACAACCACCGAGTCAAAATTATCTACA ATTTCAGGAGATAAAAATATCCGGTTTGCCGAAGAACAATCAATAATCGATATAGATTCCGGCTCTCCATACGAAAATAGCAAATACATTGAGTCCAAGGCACATGAAGTATTAAAGCGAAATTTAAATTTGGAGAAACAAGCGGTGATTAGTTCGCAAGACTTGCAAGACGAGTCTTTCGTGGAATCTCCAGAGTGGCATGATGATTTCGATGATAACGAGAAAATTAGATTGGGCAGAGGACTGAAGGCTATAAACGATAAAGTAATTTTTGGCTTGAATAAAACTTATGATCAAGACAATAAATTAGACGTAGAAAGTGCAGCTAACACAAGTTTCAAATCTCGAGTCTCCTCGCAAACTTTTCACGATAATTCGTCGAACTCACAAAATTGGTACAACAATACAATAGGGGAATTAAACCCTATTTTTAACAATCATCATGGTGTATCTGATCGAAAGGCTAAAAATGTTCAAGaatcaattttaatgaataCGGTTAATATAAATGGTGACCTCGAAGCTGCCGAACAAAAATACGTACATAATCAAACACCGAGAATCAGAAGAGCCGCTATTTCGTTTTATGACGACATGAGTCAACGCGATTCCGATGAAATTGACAGAAGTCTGGATAACCAGTTTCATTCTTCGAATATCCTCGAAGATAGATCCAATGAAGTGCACCACCGATATGAGACTGGAAATTGGGACAGCGACATTCCAAATGTTGATCGATACTCGAAAATTCCTCCAACCAATAAGAGAAAGAAGACGAAATCCGGAAAAGGGAGTAAGAAGAATAAGCATACTTCGAAGAAACCTGCTAAGAAAAGTAAATCAGATTCCTCTTCAAGTAGAAACAGAAGACATCACGCACATCGGTCTGACATGTCGAAGAACGTTAACCGGGATTTAAACCCGAAGCAGAAGAACAAAGCATCTCCTTTGATTGGACGCACCAGAATTCAGAAAAGTAAAACGGCCGTGCAAGGGCTGCTTCGTGCAGGGATGGACGAGGCACCGGGCGAAAAAGTGCTTTACGTGGAGAACGTGGAGGATCAGAGT ACAGTGAAGCCGGAGGAGGACGATGCACGGAGAAAGGAAATTACGCTGCTCCTCGCAGCCGACAACGTCGACGACGAGTCGCAGATGGACGTGGCTCTTCACGGCGAACTGGCTGGAAAAATCGTCGAGCAAATATTCGAACAG ATCCAAAAAAATGATCGACTGAAGAGTGTCTTTGGTCCTGGACTTCACCGCGATCACAAAACGGAAGACGTGATAACGGGTAATATTTATCGACAAGGGCTCGACGAAGATGGA aCAAATCACACGGAAgcgatgataaaaaaaatcatgggGCTCCTTGACACGCTAATTTTGAACGAAGTGCAAAGAAAAACTTGCGTTTCTTTATCACCGGATATGCGAGAATTTTTAGGATGGATGCTGGAGGTGGATCAAGAAGTGGAAtcattcgaagaa ACACCACCGCTGCCATTGGTTCGTGAGAAAATTATTACTCCAGAACAATACTCGGGAGGCAAATTCTTGTTTAACAGCATTTCAGAgcaggaagaaagagaaaatattcgTGATGTACAGAAAAAAGTGAGAATATTAGAAACTCTTGTGAAGGAATATAACGCTCTGACTGCTAAAGAAAAAACGAGAGTCCAAACAGTTCACGATTATTTA aTTCGACAGTTAAACCTACTTTTGCAATACATCGAAGCGCGAGAAACTGCAGAGACACAAAGAAAGCCTACGTCGATGTTCGGAGCGACTAGAGCTAGAACCGGAAATATCTTACAGTATCAAAGCGCAGTGCCTAATGTCACTAACGCAAGTTATTCGATGACAAAAGAAGCATACTCTTTGCCAATCAATACTTATAATCTTTATCGGTTCAACAACGTCTCATTTGAAACGGCAGATAAACAGCTTCATAATA GTCACGCCGCGTTTGGTCATAGAAAACCGCGCAGCCTCGATAAAATCCCATCGAAACGACGGCGTAAAACGAAACGTCGGAAGTTCCACAATCAGAAGAACGAAAATCATAGAAAGACCAAGCGACGACAAAATAAACATCACGGACAAGATTACTCACATCGAACAAGATTATCGCCGAAGTATAGAAAGTCGCGACAAAAGCGCGCAAATTCCGAAGAAAGCGATCAGTCTTCGCTTTATTATTTAGGCTTTGAGAAGCCAAGAATTTACGATTCGCTCGATATTCTCGATGCGAAGTTGAGTGGGAAGAGGAAGCGGGAATTAATCGATAAGAAAAACGCGATAACCGAGAATGACAGGCTGCTCGATTTGTTACCCATAAAGGGGAAAAATCGCGTGGAGGATGAAGTGATACTGCTCAACAAGAGGGAAGCCTGGAAAAGAGAGAACGAGGAACAGCTGGAGGAGGTCGCCTTTGGCAAAGACATGAGGAATAgcacaaagagagagaaagaacgatTCGAGAAATTGACGAAAGGGGATAAACGCAAACCGATCAGCGAGACAAGTTCCCGAATGAAGCGAGAGAACATAATTCGCGAGACATCAATCGGCAAGAGTacaaattattctaataaatctCAAGCAGCGCTCGAAATTCGTCGTGATGAATCATTGAATAATTCGAAAATAAGTGACGGCGTAAAGAGCGAGAATAAACTAGAATTGGCCGAGCGGAGAATCAATGTTTTCGCGGATAACAAACCCGGTGCGGCAATTGATTCCGCGGCTGCGGAAGTCAGCACGGAAGAAAAGTTAGCGACAAATGCGGGAGCCAATAACCAGGTTAAGGAAAAACTTCGCACTATAAATCGTGAGACAAAAATTGACACAGCGGACGGAAGTATGAGCTTTGTAAACTTAACGAGCGACGCGAAGCCTCAGGTCTCGGAGGAGCGACAGAAAGTTTCGGTAACGGAAAAAGAAACGGATGGTAACACTGTAAAATTAAATCGAGTGACAAACTATCGACGCGAGAAAATAGATCCTgaaatcgagttgaaaaatctAAGACAGGGGCGAGAGAAAAGCCAAATTTATGGCGTCGCAAACTGGAAGATGACCGACTATCTTTACGATAATGATAATCTTTCTAGAAATACGTTAAAGGAAAAATATGTGGCTAAGTTAGACGAACTGGGTGACCTGGATACGGATCCCGAGAATAATTTCGTGCTTCTgagattaagaaataataaatggtCGAATGACGTCGTCGAATGGAAGCTGCTCCCGATAATAAAACGATCGCCGTATTATGACGACCTTGCTTTATCAAGAATTcatttaatagaaaaagaaacacCTATCTTAAGTAACATTAAATACATGGAACCTCAATCCGACGCTTATTTAAGCAATCCAAAATTTTGGCGACTAAAGCATCGCAGAAGAAGCAACGTTTTTAATATCTCGCCCGTAAGAATAGCCAACAATGATAATTTTCCGCACAGAATTCATCGAAAAGCGAAACGAGCATCTGAGACGTTCAAGGGTTGA